A genomic region of Branchiostoma lanceolatum isolate klBraLanc5 chromosome 4, klBraLanc5.hap2, whole genome shotgun sequence contains the following coding sequences:
- the LOC136433673 gene encoding uncharacterized protein — protein sequence MTGSLSLRFGMIWQRSIMAWPAGLSKLLQCTSIFQINHATNLLYRTSSRLSAQGTTKPSSSGGFGPSGDISDVSVSNLPIHGSEPQDSTAPGSDREMKALAKRFGVDYSETEKYNVTATPRENETSHLTPFMTPSQLAERRREVPERPFDGRRTTLKEDWEHFVKWFKRTFYELHYWFEMKLVQDGRRLLLRNSLTSWYITNFNTEIAVALWVLQLRGAVRYKNQEEWYRGSHRKFPVRQQMEETVEAVDLSGTDISYNGLSNLELLDDMIELRLADCPHVDDFCLSKLHEFSGKLVYLDISRCPLVTERGLSSLHNVRSLQVVKMEEMPNVKYKELVALMMEEVMPWCKFEGVDYVEKAAKLGIKMDLSALENKDVKLLDKPTEKVEEKEEGKQQQEATSTAAA from the exons ATGACAGGAAGCCTCTCTCTGAGGTTCGGTATGATATGGCAAAGGTCAATCATGGCATGGCCGGCAGGTCTCAGTAAG CTTCTACAGTGCACTAGCATCTTCCAAATCAACCATGCAACCAACTTATTGTATAGAACATCTTCGCGCCTGTCTGCACAGGGTACCACAAAACCCTCATCATCAGGAGGATTTGGACCGAGTGGAGACATTTCAGATGTGTCAGTTTCAAACTTACCCATCCATGGCTCAGAACCACAAGATTCCACAGCACCAGGAAGTGACAGGGAGATGAAAGCACTGGCAAAGAGGTTTGGTGTGGACTACAGCGAAACTGAGAAATACAACGTGACAGCAACTCCTAGGGAAAATGAGACGAGTCATCTAACACCATTCATGACTCCATCTCAACTTGCTGAGAGAAGGCGGGAAGTGCCAGAGAGACCTTTTGATGGAAGGAGGACGACACTTAAAGAAGACTGGGAACACTTTGTGAAGTGGTTCAAGAGAACATTTTATGAACTTCATTATTGGTTTGAGATGAAGCTTGTGCAAGATGGCCGTAGGCTGCTCTTAAGAAACAG CCTGACTTCCTGGTACATTACAAACTTCAACACAGAGATTGCAGTGGCCCTGTGGGTGCTACAGCTGCGGGGAGCGGTCCGCTACAAGAACCAGGAGGAGTGGTACAGAGGCAGCCACAGGAAGTTCCCTGTCAGACAGCAGATGGAGGAGACTGTGGAGGCAGTGGACCTCAGTGGGACGGACATTTCTTACAACGGGCTATCCAACCTTG AACTGTTGGATGACATGATAGAGTTGAGGCTTGCAGACTGTCCCCATGTAGACGACTTCTGCCTGTCGAAGCTGCACGAGTTCAGTGGGAAACTTGTTTATCTGGATATCAGCAGGTGTCCCCTTGTCACTGAGAGAGGTCTCTCATCTCTGCACAATGTCAG GAGTCTGCAGGTTGTTAAGATGGAAGAAATGCCCAATGTGAAGTACAAGGAACTGGTAGCGCTGATGATGGAGGAGGTAATGCCATGGTGCAAGTTTGAGGGTGTGGACTACGTGGAGAAGGCAGCGAAGTTGGGCATCAAGATGGACCTCTCAGCCTTGGAAAACAAGGATGTGAAACTTCTGGACAAGCCAACAGAAAAAgtggaagaaaaagaagaaggaaaacaaCAGCAAGAGGCTACATCTACAGCTGCAGCTTAG
- the LOC136433675 gene encoding ATP synthase subunit s, mitochondrial-like isoform X2: MKGFTSLLLSKTSRQLHTAPPRLLWGWLNTVFNKVDEKRIEQVGPDRAAAEWLLRCGAHLRFKDRPSWQRDYNTLPTGPPQKFKIEEIDATDSGVMHIGFEHFRHLKHVKSLTLNRCMYITDECIGKLHLLAGTLQHLEVTSCGNVTDKGLLQLKDLSLLETLRLFDLPAVKDKTGTVHLLEKYLPSCQIDAEGI, encoded by the exons ATGAAG ggcttCACTAGCCTGCTGCTGTCCAAGACCTCCAGACAGCTGCACACTGCACCGCCCAGACTACTGTGGGGATGGCTCAACACTGTCTTCAACAA GGTTGATGAAAAGCGGATTGAGCAGGTGGGTCCAGACCGTGCGGCAGCAGAGTGGCTGCTGAGGTGTGGTGCACATCTCAGGTTCAAGGACAGACCCTCCTGGCAGAGAGACTACAACACCCTCCCCACAGGCCCCCCTCAGAAGTTTAAGATTGAGGAAATTGATGCCACAGACTCCGGTGTCATGCACATTGGATTTGAACATTTTA GACATTTGAAGCATGTGAAGTCTTTGACGCTGAACAGATGCATGTACATCACAGACGAGTGCATAGGGAAGCTGCACCTCCTGGCAGGTACACTGCAGCACCTGGAGGTGACCAGCTGTGGAAACGTCACCGACAAAGGGCTCCTTCAGCTTAAGGACCTGAG TTTGTTGGAGACTCTGAGATTGTTCGACCTACCAGCAGTGAAAGACAAGACCGGCACAGTCCATCTGCTAGAAAAATACCTGCCAAGCTGTCAAATAGATGCTGAGGGGATATGA
- the LOC136433672 gene encoding proton channel OtopLc-like isoform X2, whose amino-acid sequence MSDDSEQKLLVTSDRDNETNPKDASASSNNESTDSESHTTGSDIHANADGCCLCPLAKSWFHHLFSRESADSERLDPVGDEHGEHPMQNYLARFVSIICLFCLVTTGIVLSIGKNIGDAMNHHVDFTRTPNITPSPTGNPQMEPIGPEELERFLYIVMIAGLLFLFVAVFHSNVLIVQTTDNQRGLSGQLDYSVLHLLVATVIFAIGALFLPAINIIAYSTNECYRDEVWGNGKSAWLVYQICHFLFIFLQLIFFFKYAKHGVQLKFCGGLSHIVLMLLMGTNVCLWFHILVEESGDEGSLISPPKYGIHTRPSNITCLTSSGLQSLVPKLRPYFHPFTLEYSLISAGLFLTLWNRIGKTQGHEGEHGTREQQTDNPPQQTTCDYMPMVFGGSLGLVVFVVLIAIIIHNQTKLTELGIKTDICNNTVVENVKSELDTTFGMYYGCNITVSVIMLFGCLIVLGSQLKQIMQGVECANDTDPQHKNHIWIDTTLLISSAAGFFILNGFGIAAAEGLTRSNVCGTISHWYMADCVLGTVQCIAQMALILGGLHQQLAGTKCHTFVFSSLVFLNLGLWGSDVYEVQNITTTALGQVYFGSGVWSVVVHIAYPLCIFFRFHSVVTLFPLMKKSCMITNVPVV is encoded by the exons ATGTCGGACGACAGTGAACAGAAGCTGCTGGTTACGTCTGACAGGGACAATGAAACCAACCCAAAAGACGCCAGCGCTTCTTCAAACAATGAGAGCACTGACTCGGAAAGTCACACTACTGgtagtgacatacat GCAAACGCCGACGGTTGCTGTCTCTGTCCACTGGCAAAATCCTGGTTCCATCACCTCTTCAGCCGGGAGAGTGCTGATTCGGAACGTCTTGATCCTGTTGGTGAcgaacat gGAGAACACCCCATGCAAAACTACCTTGCCCGGTTTGTCAGCATCATCTGCCTGTTCTGTCTGGTGACTACTGGGATAGTGCTCAGCATTGGAAAAAACATCGGTGATGCCATGAACCACCATGTGGACTTCACCCGTACTCCTAACATCACACCGTCTCCAACGGGCAATCCGCAGATGGAACCAATCGGACCTGAGGAGCTGGAAAGGTTTCTCTATATAG TCATGATAGCTGGTTTGCTGTTTCTATTCGTGGCTGTCTTCCACTCAAACGTCCTGATAGTCCAAACTACCGACAACCAACGTGGCTTGTCGGGACAGCTGGACTACTCAGTGCTGCACCTTCTGGTAGCCACAGTCATCTTTGCCATCGGGGCTCTATTTCTACCTGCCATCAATATAATCGCCTATTCAACCAATGAGTGCTATCGAGATGAAGTTTGGGGGAATGGTAAATCGGCATGGCTGGTTTATCAAATCTGCCATTTCCTGTTCATCTTCTTACAactgattttctttttcaagtacgCTAAGCACGGCGTGCAGCTGAAGTTTTGCGGGGGGTTGTCTCACATTGTTCTCATGTTGTTAATGGGTACCAACGTATGCCTATGGTTTCATATTCTGGTGGAAGAGTCAGGTGATGAAGGATCGCTAATATCACCCCCAAAATATGGCATACATACCAGACCAAGTAATATCACTTGTCTGACTTCCTCGGGCCTACAGAGCCTGGTACCAAAATTGCGCCCGTATTTTCACCCTTTCACTCTAGAATATTCACTGATCTCAGCTGGACTTTTTCTGACTTTGTGGAACCGCATTGGGAAAACACAGGGACATGAAGGTGAGCATGGTACCCGTGAACAACAGACAGATAATCCGCCACAGCAGACCACTTGCGATTACATGCCTATGGTGTTTGGTGGGAGCCTGGGCCTTGTCGTATTTGTGGTTTTGATAGCTattataattcataatcaaACAAAACTCACTGAATTGGGCATCAAAACAGATATATGCAATAACACAGTGGTCGAGAACGTGAAATCAGAATTGGACACCACTTTTGGAATGTACTATGGTTGCAATATAACAGTTTCCGTGATAATGCTGTTTGGGTGCCTGATTGTACTCGGGTCCCAACTGAAACAGATCATGCAAGGTGTGGAATGTGCCAATGACACTGATCCACAACACAAGAATCACATCTGGATAGACACAACTTTGCTCATATCTTCTGCTGCAGGTTTTTTTATCCTTAATGGCTTTGGCATTGCGGCAGCTGAAGGTCTGACCAGATCCAATGTTTGTGGTACCATTTCCCACTGGTACATGGCTGATTGTGTCCTTGGAACAGTTCAGTGTATTGCACAAATGGCTTTGATATTGGGGGGCCTTCATCAGCAGTTGGCGGGAACCAAGTGCCACACTTTTGTCTTCTCCAGCCTAGTCTTCCTCAATCTCGGGCTTTGGGGTAGTGATGTGTACGAAGTGCAAAACATCACCACTACTGCACTTGGCCAAGTCTACTTTGGGTCGGGTGTGTGGTCAGTAGTCGTACATATTGCTTATCCGCTGTGCATCTTCTTCCGTTTTCACTCTGTTGTAACTTTATTCCCACTCATGAAGAAATCCTGCATGATCACCAATGTGCCTGTAGTCTAA
- the LOC136433672 gene encoding proton channel OTOP1-like isoform X1: MSDDSEQKLLVTSDRDNETNPKDASASSNNESTDSESHTTGSDIHANADGCCLCPLAKSWFHHLFSRESADSERLDPVGDEHGEHPMQNYLARFVSIICLFCLVTTGIVLSIGKNIGDAMNHHVDFTRTPNITPSPTGNPQMEPIGPEELERFLYIAMIAGLLWMIATLVCPKLLIVQTTNRHGCSGQLDKSVLHLLGATLIFAVGAAFLPLIDLVAYFRKTECFPDQVWSYDQSEWVLYQICHFLFIFIQPLFFFKYVQNGAQLKFCRGFSHFALMWLMGTNVSLWFHILVEESLVSHPRSPTLGLTYMLYSTDNISCPGSSSLHDLLLDIRPILHPFVLEYSLISAGLFLNLWNRIGKRRTRDGERSEQQTGCPPQQTTSQRMPIVGGVILGLVVVLVLAVTTIYHYTKLNDFGIKTDICNNTVVKSGLDTTFVVYYGYSIIVSVIMLFGCLMILFHPMIQIIQGLETSVLLQSCHDTDPQHKNHIWIDTALLISSAIGVFLINGFGIAAAVGLSNSYLCGTISHWYMADCALGTIQCIAQLLLITGGLHQQWAGTKRHPFVFSCLFIVNVGLWGNDLYEVKNITTTALGQVYFGSSVWSVVIHIAYPLCIFFRLHSAATLFPLMMKSCRVSNVGGPEDFYMHVL; encoded by the exons ATGTCGGACGACAGTGAACAGAAGCTGCTGGTTACGTCTGACAGGGACAATGAAACCAACCCAAAAGACGCCAGCGCTTCTTCAAACAATGAGAGCACTGACTCGGAAAGTCACACTACTGgtagtgacatacat GCAAACGCCGACGGTTGCTGTCTCTGTCCACTGGCAAAATCCTGGTTCCATCACCTCTTCAGCCGGGAGAGTGCTGATTCGGAACGTCTTGATCCTGTTGGTGAcgaacat gGAGAACACCCCATGCAAAACTACCTTGCCCGGTTTGTCAGCATCATCTGCCTGTTCTGTCTGGTGACTACTGGGATAGTGCTCAGCATTGGAAAAAACATCGGTGATGCCATGAACCACCATGTGGACTTCACCCGTACTCCTAACATCACACCGTCTCCAACGGGCAATCCGCAGATGGAACCAATCGGACCTGAGGAGCTGGAAAGGTTTCTCTATATAG CTATGATAGCTGGTTTGTTGTGGATGATTGCAACCCTGGTCTGCCCAAAGCTTTTGATCGTCCAAACTACCAACCGCCACGGCTGCTCGGGACAGCTGGACAAGTCAGTGCTGCACCTTCTGGGAGCCACACTCATCTTTGCCGTCGGGGCTGCATTCCTCCCTCTCATCGATTTAGTCGCCTATTTTAGAAAAACTGAGTGCTTTCCAGATCAAGTGTGGAGCTATGATCAATCCGAATGGGTACTTTATCAAATCTGCCATTTCCTGTTCATCTTCATACAacctcttttctttttcaagtacgTCCAGAACGGCGCACAGCTGAAGTTTTGCAGGGGTTTCTCCCACTTTGCTCTCATGTGGTTAATGGGTACCAACGTTAGCCTGTGGTTCCATATCTTAGTGGAAGAGTCGCTCGTGTCGCACCCCCGAAGTCCAACTTTGGGACTAACGTACATGTTGTACAGCACGGATAATATCAGTTGCCCAGGTTCCTCGAGCTTGCATGATCTGCTACTTGACATACGCCCGATTTTACACCCCTTCGTTCTAGAATACTCACTCATCTCTGCTGGACTTTTTCTGAATTTGTGGAACCGCATTGGGAAAAGACGGACACGAGATGGTGAGCGCAGTGAACAACAGACAGGTTGTCCGCCACAGCAAACCACTTCTCAACGCATGCCTATAGTAGGCGGTGTAATCCTGGGCCTTGTCGTAGTTTTGGTACTGGCAGTTACAACTATTTATCATTATACAAAACTCAATGACTTCGGCATCAAAACAGATATATGCAATAATACAGTAGTCAAGTCAGGATTAGACACCACATTTGTAGTGTACTATGGCTACAGCATAATAGTTTCCGTGATAATGCTGTTTGGGTGCCTGATGATACTCTTCCATCCAATGATACAGATTATACAAGGTCTGGAAACCTCAGTGTTATTGCAAAGTTGCCATGACACCGATCCACAACACAAGAATCACATCTGGATAGACACAGCTTTACTGATATCTTCTGCTATAGGcgtttttctcattaatggcTTTGGCATAGCAGCAGCTGTAGGCCTGTCCAACTCCTATCTTTGTGGGACCATTTCCCACTGGTACATGGCTGACTGTGCCCTTGGCACAATTCAGTGCATTGCACAGCTGCTGCTGATAACGGGAGGACTTCATCAGCAGTGGGCTGGAACAAAGAGGCACCCTTTTGTCTTCTCCTGCCTTTTCATCGTCAATGTTGGGCTTTGGGGAAATGATCTGTATGAAGTAAAAAACATTACTACTACTGCACTTGGCCAAGTCTACTTTGGGTCAAGTGTGTGGTCAGTAGTCATACATATTGCCTATCCCTTGTGTATCTTCTTCCGTCTACATTCTGCTGCAACTTTGTTCCCACTCATGATGAAATCCTGCAGGGTCAGCAATGTTGGTGGTCCTGAGGACTTTTACATGCATGTGCTGTAG
- the LOC136433676 gene encoding cytochrome c oxidase subunit 7A2, mitochondrial-like, translating to MNRVLAARSLVQRAGFSTSTRKALDNKVLEKQKIMQAPSGEMVYLKGGSTDKMYYRTTMGLVIFGVGYSIFSLLAACLPKKSD from the exons ATGAATAGAGTACTG GCGGCGAGATCGCTTGTCCAGAGAGCAGGCTTTTCCACATCCACCAGAAAAGCTCTGGACAACAAAGTTCTGGAGAAGCAGAAAATCATGCAG GCGCCCAGTGGGGAGATGGTTTACCTGAAGGGTGGATCAACTGACAAGATGTATTACCGCACTACCATGGGGCTCGTCATCTTTGGCGTGGGCTACTCTATCTTCAGCCTCCTGGCAGCTTGCCTGCCGAAGAAGTCAGATTAA
- the LOC136433674 gene encoding ATP synthase subunit s, mitochondrial-like produces MAALMKNAATRMTTILRPCTCAMVSHRNKTFKRDNIEKQKVRTKIWVDYDMLHKVFNKVDTAHIGRVGQERAAAEWITRCGGAVRIQDVEEWFYNYNNLGTGPLGKFVIEEIDASWADVQAEGFDHLDGLKAVRTMKFSSCPYLQDACLERLAPLSHSLHSLEISHCGQLVTDRGILALQELKQLQRLHLADLPGVKDPEVTLQTLQSALPSCFITAELGETGADQTAQMASQSHGTDVIL; encoded by the exons ATGGCAGCGCTCATGAAAAATGCCGCGACCAGG ATGACCACCATACTGAGACCTTGCACCTGTGCCATGGTGTCCCACCGAAACAAAACTTTTAAGAGGGACAACATAGAGAAGCAGAAAGTGCGAACAAAGATCTGGGTGGATTATGATATGTTGCACAAGGTGTTCAACAA AGTTGACACAGCCCATATAGGGAGAGTTGGACAGGAGAGAGCTGCAGCTGAGTGGATCACCAGGTGTGGAGGGGCTGTGAGGATACAGGATGTGGAGGAATGGTTCTATAACTACAACAACCTGGGCACTGGGCCACTGGGCAAGTTTGTGATAGAGGAGATAGATGCCAGCTGGGCAGATGTACAAGCAGAAGGGTTTGATCATCTTG ATGGTCTGAAGGCTGTACGTACCATGAAGTTCAGCAGCTGCCCCTACCTGCAGGATGCCTGCCTGGAGAGACTTGCACCACTCAGCCACAGTCTGCACAGTCTGGAGATCTCACACTGTGGCCAGCTGGTCACAGACAGGGGCATACTGGCACTGCAGGAACTCAA GCAGTTACAGAGATTACACCTGGCTGACCTCCCAGGGGTGAAGGACCCAGAGGTCACCCTCCAGACCCTCCAGTCAGCACTCCCATCATGCTTCATCACAGCTGAGCTGGGGGAAACAGGGGCTGATCAGACTGCACAGATGGCTTCCCAGTCACATGGAACAGATGTTATACTGTAG
- the LOC136433675 gene encoding ATP synthase subunit s, mitochondrial-like isoform X1 — translation MAAALTAACVRNKGFTSLLLSKTSRQLHTAPPRLLWGWLNTVFNKVDEKRIEQVGPDRAAAEWLLRCGAHLRFKDRPSWQRDYNTLPTGPPQKFKIEEIDATDSGVMHIGFEHFRHLKHVKSLTLNRCMYITDECIGKLHLLAGTLQHLEVTSCGNVTDKGLLQLKDLSLLETLRLFDLPAVKDKTGTVHLLEKYLPSCQIDAEGI, via the exons ATGGCTGCAGCACTGACAGCAGCGTGTGTGAGAAACAAG ggcttCACTAGCCTGCTGCTGTCCAAGACCTCCAGACAGCTGCACACTGCACCGCCCAGACTACTGTGGGGATGGCTCAACACTGTCTTCAACAA GGTTGATGAAAAGCGGATTGAGCAGGTGGGTCCAGACCGTGCGGCAGCAGAGTGGCTGCTGAGGTGTGGTGCACATCTCAGGTTCAAGGACAGACCCTCCTGGCAGAGAGACTACAACACCCTCCCCACAGGCCCCCCTCAGAAGTTTAAGATTGAGGAAATTGATGCCACAGACTCCGGTGTCATGCACATTGGATTTGAACATTTTA GACATTTGAAGCATGTGAAGTCTTTGACGCTGAACAGATGCATGTACATCACAGACGAGTGCATAGGGAAGCTGCACCTCCTGGCAGGTACACTGCAGCACCTGGAGGTGACCAGCTGTGGAAACGTCACCGACAAAGGGCTCCTTCAGCTTAAGGACCTGAG TTTGTTGGAGACTCTGAGATTGTTCGACCTACCAGCAGTGAAAGACAAGACCGGCACAGTCCATCTGCTAGAAAAATACCTGCCAAGCTGTCAAATAGATGCTGAGGGGATATGA
- the LOC136431994 gene encoding uncharacterized protein, whose translation MSDPSERQGLLNDDKTDPKVTAGTDPDAITVISHQESSDDHSNADGCCFCPLAKSWCHRLFSRESADPERLGPVGDEHGEHPMQNYLSRFVSIICLFCLVTTGIVISVGNMNSTGDNMDVEFTVRTPNITPPPTGHPHMELIGPEKLERFLYIAMIAGLLWMIATLVCPKLLIVQTTNQHGCSEQLDKSVLHLLGATLIFAVGAAFLPLINFVAFLSNAECYRIIKPNGYFIKSAISCSFSYSRFFFSSMFSMVLS comes from the exons ATGTCGGACCCCAGTGAACGACAGGGCCTGTTGAATGACGACAAAACCGATCCAAAAGTAACTGCTGGTACTGATCCCGATGCCATTACCGTCATTTCACACCAGGAAAGTAGTGACGACCAT TCAAACGCCGACGGTTGCTGTTTCTGTCCACTGGCAAAATCCTGGTGCCATCGCCTCTTCAGCCGGGAGAGTGCTGACCCGGAACGTCTTGGTCCTGTTGGTGAcgaacat GGAGAACACCCCATGCAAAACTACCTTTCCCGGTTCGTCAGCATCATCTGCCTGTTCTGTCTGGTGACTACTGGGATAGTGATCAGTGTTGGAAACATGAACAGCACCGGGGATAACATGGACGTGGAGTTCACCGTCCGTACTCCTAACATCACGCCGCCTCCAACGGGCCATCCGCACATGGAACTAATCGGGCCTGAGAAGCTGGAAAGGTTTCTCTATATAG CTATGATAGCTGGTTTGCTGTGGATGATTGCAACCCTGGTCTGCCCAAAGCTTCTGATCGTCCAAACTACCAACCAGCACGGCTGCTCGGAACAGCTGGACAAGTCAGTGCTGCACCTTCTGGGAGCCACACTCATCTTTGCCGTCGGGGCCGCATTCCTCCCTCTCATCAACTTTGTTGCTTTTCTTAGCAATGCTGAGTGCTACCGCATAATAAAACCGAATGGCTACTTTATCAAATCTGCCATTTCCTGTTCATTTTCTTACAGCCGCTTTTTCTTTTCAAGTATGTTCAGCATGGTGCTCAGCTGA
- the LOC136433672 gene encoding proton channel OTOP1-like isoform X3 — MSGDNERQGLLGDEAMATSQPQSTGPARLDLGHLGSGDHGEHPMQNYLSRLVSIICLFCLVTTGIVLSVGHSTGDAANNPVDFSGTPANITPASPTGTPQMEPIGPEELERFLYIAMIAGLLWMIATLVCPKLLIVQTTNRHGCSGQLDKSVLHLLGATLIFAVGAAFLPLIDLVAYFRKTECFPDQVWSYDQSEWVLYQICHFLFIFIQPLFFFKYVQNGAQLKFCRGFSHFALMWLMGTNVSLWFHILVEESLVSHPRSPTLGLTYMLYSTDNISCPGSSSLHDLLLDIRPILHPFVLEYSLISAGLFLNLWNRIGKRRTRDGERSEQQTGCPPQQTTSQRMPIVGGVILGLVVVLVLAVTTIYHYTKLNDFGIKTDICNNTVVKSGLDTTFVVYYGYSIIVSVIMLFGCLMILFHPMIQIIQGLETSVLLQSCHDTDPQHKNHIWIDTALLISSAIGVFLINGFGIAAAVGLSNSYLCGTISHWYMADCALGTIQCIAQLLLITGGLHQQWAGTKRHPFVFSCLFIVNVGLWGNDLYEVKNITTTALGQVYFGSSVWSVVIHIAYPLCIFFRLHSAATLFPLMMKSCRVSNVGGPEDFYMHVL, encoded by the exons ATGTCGGGCGACAATGAACGACAAGGGCTGTTGGGTGACGAGGCCATGGCCACTTCTCAGCCACAGAGTACTGGCCCGGCACGTCTTGATCTTGGTCATCTTGGTAGTGGCgatcat GGAGAACATCCCATGCAGAACTACCTTTCCCGGCTTGTCAGCATTATCTGCCTGTTCTGTCTGGTGACTACTGGGATAGTGCTCAGTGTTGGACACAGCACTGGAGATGCCGCGAACAACCCTGTGGACTTCTCTGGCACTCCCGCCAACATCACACCGGCGTCTCCAACAGGCACTCCGCAGATGGAACCAATCGGACCTGAGGAGCTGGAAAGGTTTCTCTATATAG CTATGATAGCTGGTTTGTTGTGGATGATTGCAACCCTGGTCTGCCCAAAGCTTTTGATCGTCCAAACTACCAACCGCCACGGCTGCTCGGGACAGCTGGACAAGTCAGTGCTGCACCTTCTGGGAGCCACACTCATCTTTGCCGTCGGGGCTGCATTCCTCCCTCTCATCGATTTAGTCGCCTATTTTAGAAAAACTGAGTGCTTTCCAGATCAAGTGTGGAGCTATGATCAATCCGAATGGGTACTTTATCAAATCTGCCATTTCCTGTTCATCTTCATACAacctcttttctttttcaagtacgTCCAGAACGGCGCACAGCTGAAGTTTTGCAGGGGTTTCTCCCACTTTGCTCTCATGTGGTTAATGGGTACCAACGTTAGCCTGTGGTTCCATATCTTAGTGGAAGAGTCGCTCGTGTCGCACCCCCGAAGTCCAACTTTGGGACTAACGTACATGTTGTACAGCACGGATAATATCAGTTGCCCAGGTTCCTCGAGCTTGCATGATCTGCTACTTGACATACGCCCGATTTTACACCCCTTCGTTCTAGAATACTCACTCATCTCTGCTGGACTTTTTCTGAATTTGTGGAACCGCATTGGGAAAAGACGGACACGAGATGGTGAGCGCAGTGAACAACAGACAGGTTGTCCGCCACAGCAAACCACTTCTCAACGCATGCCTATAGTAGGCGGTGTAATCCTGGGCCTTGTCGTAGTTTTGGTACTGGCAGTTACAACTATTTATCATTATACAAAACTCAATGACTTCGGCATCAAAACAGATATATGCAATAATACAGTAGTCAAGTCAGGATTAGACACCACATTTGTAGTGTACTATGGCTACAGCATAATAGTTTCCGTGATAATGCTGTTTGGGTGCCTGATGATACTCTTCCATCCAATGATACAGATTATACAAGGTCTGGAAACCTCAGTGTTATTGCAAAGTTGCCATGACACCGATCCACAACACAAGAATCACATCTGGATAGACACAGCTTTACTGATATCTTCTGCTATAGGcgtttttctcattaatggcTTTGGCATAGCAGCAGCTGTAGGCCTGTCCAACTCCTATCTTTGTGGGACCATTTCCCACTGGTACATGGCTGACTGTGCCCTTGGCACAATTCAGTGCATTGCACAGCTGCTGCTGATAACGGGAGGACTTCATCAGCAGTGGGCTGGAACAAAGAGGCACCCTTTTGTCTTCTCCTGCCTTTTCATCGTCAATGTTGGGCTTTGGGGAAATGATCTGTATGAAGTAAAAAACATTACTACTACTGCACTTGGCCAAGTCTACTTTGGGTCAAGTGTGTGGTCAGTAGTCATACATATTGCCTATCCCTTGTGTATCTTCTTCCGTCTACATTCTGCTGCAACTTTGTTCCCACTCATGATGAAATCCTGCAGGGTCAGCAATGTTGGTGGTCCTGAGGACTTTTACATGCATGTGCTGTAG